GAACGAGGGGCTGTGACATGGGCTATGACCTCGTCGGCTGGGATGTTCGAATAAACAACCCTTGGCCGCGCGAGGGCATAGACCTCTCACGTTCTGCCCCTTCACTTTCTGCCTACAAAAATGGCTGAACTATAGAATAGCGCTTCTTGGAGATCATCCAGTCCCGCATGTTCCGCAGCCAATCGAGCTCGACGTCGCGCCCGTACTCAGGAACCCACCTCACCTCCTCGGCCAGTCGCATGATCTCCTCGCGCCAGGGGTCCATGGCGATGAACCATTCGTCCACAAGGCGAAATAGAACTTCGGTGCCACATCGCCAACAGTGGGGGTAGCGGTGCTGATAGTCATCGACTCGATAAAGAAGCCCGCGCTGCCGTAATGCCTCCAGCACCGCCTCGGCGGCCTCCGAGGCCTGCATGCCGGTAAAGGGACCAGCCCCTGCCTGGAACCGCCCATGCTCGTCGATCGGGGCCACCGTCGGCAGACCGTGTTCGCGGCCCAGGTCATAGTCCTCTTTGCCGCAGCCGGGCGCGACGTGGACAATTCCGGTCCCTTCAGCCTCAGAAACCTCGCGCCAGGGCAGCACCCGATGCGCAGGAACCGCCGCCCGCGCCTGGGGGAGATTATCGAATGGACCGAGGTAGCACAGTCCGACCAGGGCTTCGCCCGTCAGCTCGCGCTCGATCACCCACGATTGCTCTGCCTGCATGACCGCAGGAGCGCGACTCGCGGCGAGGTAGTAAACGTCCTCGCCTTGGCGCACCTTTGCGTACTTCAGGTCGGCATTGACGGCGCATGCGACGTTGGCAGTCAAGGTCCAAGGGGTCGTCGTCCACACCAGCAGGGATTCATTTGGGTGTCTTGCCAAAGGCAATCTGACCACCACGCCGGGATGCACGACCTCTCGATAGCCCTCCTGGAGTTCCTGCTGAGAGAGTCCAGTGCCACAGCGGGGACACCAGGGCATGACATCGGTTCCCGGATAGACCAGGCCGCGCTGGTGGCATTTCTTCAGGAAATGCCAGATGGCGTAGTTGTTCGCTTCAGAGTCGGTGCGATACGAGTTCTTCCAGTCCATCCAGCAGCCAAGGCGAAGCGACTCCTCGGTTATCGCATCGCAGAAGCGATCCACTCGCTCCTTGCACCGAGCGACGAACTCGGCGACTCCGTAGGCCTCAATGTCGCGCTTGTTGGTGAATCCAAGCTCCCGCTCAACCTCCACCTCGACCCACAGGCCCTGGCAGTCAAAGCCATTCTGATAGCGTTGATCTCGGCCCCGCATCGCCCAGAAACGTTGGAGTAGGTCCTTGAGCGTGCGCCCCCAGGCGTGATGCACTCCCATGGGATTGTTCGCCGTGATTGGGCCATCCAGGAAGGAGAAGCGGGCGCCTCCACGGTTGCGTGCTCGGAGCTTGGCGAAGATGCCGCGCTCCCGCCAGAATCCCAGCACCGCGCTTTCGAGTTGTCCTTGATCCGGCAAGCCTCCCTGTTCCTCGAACATGATCTTCCTCCTCAATGCGGCCGAAACGCAAAAAGCCCACCGCCTCTCTTGGCGGTGGGCTGGGGTTTGCTGG
The genomic region above belongs to Armatimonadota bacterium and contains:
- a CDS encoding class I tRNA ligase family protein; translated protein: MFEEQGGLPDQGQLESAVLGFWRERGIFAKLRARNRGGARFSFLDGPITANNPMGVHHAWGRTLKDLLQRFWAMRGRDQRYQNGFDCQGLWVEVEVERELGFTNKRDIEAYGVAEFVARCKERVDRFCDAITEESLRLGCWMDWKNSYRTDSEANNYAIWHFLKKCHQRGLVYPGTDVMPWCPRCGTGLSQQELQEGYREVVHPGVVVRLPLARHPNESLLVWTTTPWTLTANVACAVNADLKYAKVRQGEDVYYLAASRAPAVMQAEQSWVIERELTGEALVGLCYLGPFDNLPQARAAVPAHRVLPWREVSEAEGTGIVHVAPGCGKEDYDLGREHGLPTVAPIDEHGRFQAGAGPFTGMQASEAAEAVLEALRQRGLLYRVDDYQHRYPHCWRCGTEVLFRLVDEWFIAMDPWREEIMRLAEEVRWVPEYGRDVELDWLRNMRDWMISKKRYSIVQPFL